In a genomic window of Thermoanaerobaculales bacterium:
- a CDS encoding TrkA C-terminal domain-containing protein, protein MTEIVDLLAANQLLLLFAVIGLGYLLGSVRVASFRLGVVAVLFVGMAVGGLDPRLALPDHIYVIGLVLFVYAIGLHSGPGFFASFRKRGLRVNALVVGLLTGGAALAVLLSRLFGIPGGTTAGVFCGALTNTPALAATIETIKGTAAGGSGAAAEASAAVIAYGLAYPIGVFGVIVTFFVARRILGAAADAAETEPLQPILSRTYRVSNPGVFGATLGDVLEHVPNRGFSLSRIRSGGVVSVVTPEMTLAEGDLVVAVGTEKEQERARILFGEEAPEHLGESLGEIRFRRFFVSNREAAGRPLRELHLEERFNATVTRVQRGDVEFVPNRDTVLELGDRIRVVALRSRLDALASYFGDSMKGIAETDFLSLSLGIVLGVLLGMVPFPLPGGTVVRLGFAGGPLIVSLILGRLERTGPITWGLPFAGNLVLRQVGLVFFMAGIGTKAGFGFGEQFAAGGWRLLALGAVVTISVAVAAVVVGVRVLRLPLAAVMGVVSGMQTQPACLAYANQQTPSELPNVWYAAVYPAAMVTKILLAQLLVSLLLV, encoded by the coding sequence ATGACCGAGATCGTCGACCTGCTCGCCGCGAACCAGCTCCTGCTGCTGTTCGCCGTCATCGGGCTGGGCTACCTGCTCGGCAGCGTACGCGTCGCCTCGTTTCGCCTCGGCGTCGTCGCGGTGCTCTTCGTCGGCATGGCCGTCGGCGGTCTCGACCCCCGTCTCGCGCTGCCCGACCACATCTACGTCATCGGCCTCGTGCTCTTCGTCTACGCCATCGGCCTCCACTCGGGACCAGGGTTCTTCGCCTCGTTCCGCAAGCGCGGACTGCGCGTCAACGCGCTCGTGGTGGGTCTCCTGACCGGCGGTGCGGCGCTCGCAGTTCTGCTGTCGCGGCTTTTCGGCATCCCGGGAGGCACCACCGCGGGAGTGTTCTGCGGCGCGCTCACCAACACCCCGGCGCTCGCGGCGACCATCGAGACCATCAAGGGGACTGCCGCCGGAGGCAGCGGAGCCGCCGCCGAGGCGAGCGCCGCGGTGATCGCCTACGGGCTCGCCTACCCGATCGGCGTCTTCGGCGTGATCGTGACGTTTTTCGTCGCCCGCCGCATCCTCGGGGCCGCGGCCGACGCCGCCGAGACCGAACCGTTGCAGCCGATCCTGTCGCGCACCTACCGCGTCTCGAACCCCGGCGTCTTCGGCGCGACGCTCGGCGACGTCCTCGAGCACGTGCCCAATCGCGGCTTTTCGCTCAGCCGCATCCGCAGCGGCGGCGTCGTGTCGGTGGTGACTCCCGAGATGACGCTCGCCGAGGGCGACCTCGTCGTCGCGGTGGGTACCGAGAAGGAGCAGGAGCGCGCGCGCATCCTGTTCGGCGAGGAGGCGCCCGAGCATCTTGGCGAGAGCCTCGGTGAGATCCGCTTCCGGCGCTTCTTCGTCTCCAACCGGGAGGCGGCCGGAAGGCCGCTGCGCGAGCTGCACCTCGAGGAGCGGTTCAACGCCACGGTGACGCGCGTGCAACGGGGCGACGTCGAGTTCGTCCCCAACCGCGACACCGTTCTCGAGCTCGGCGACCGCATCCGCGTCGTCGCGCTGCGCTCACGCCTCGACGCGCTGGCGTCGTACTTCGGCGACTCGATGAAGGGGATCGCGGAGACCGACTTCCTCTCGCTGTCGCTCGGCATCGTGCTCGGCGTGCTGCTTGGAATGGTGCCCTTCCCGCTGCCGGGCGGGACGGTGGTCCGGCTCGGCTTCGCCGGTGGCCCGCTGATCGTGTCGCTCATCCTCGGGCGGCTCGAGCGCACCGGGCCGATCACCTGGGGGCTGCCGTTCGCCGGCAACCTCGTCCTCCGCCAGGTCGGCCTGGTGTTCTTCATGGCCGGGATCGGCACCAAGGCCGGGTTCGGGTTCGGCGAGCAGTTCGCGGCCGGCGGATGGCGGCTGCTCGCGCTCGGCGCAGTCGTCACCATCTCGGTCGCGGTCGCCGCCGTCGTCGTCGGCGTCCGCGTCCTGCGCCTTCCGCTCGCCGCGGTGATGGGCGTGGTCTCTGGGATGCAGACGCAGCCCGCGTGCCTCGCCTACGCCAACCAGCAGACGCCCTCGGAGCTCCCGAACGTCTGGTACGCCGCGGTCTACCCCGCCGCGATGGTCACCAAGATCCTCCTCGCGCAGCTCCTCGTCTCGCTGCTGCTCGTCTGA
- a CDS encoding YbhB/YbcL family Raf kinase inhibitor-like protein — protein MRILTVVALAWLAAAATSAAEEGDQAMDSGLAISSPAFADGQPIPARFTADGTNLSPELVIANPPPRTACFALIVDDPDAPMGTWVHWVAWNIPAATARIPEGKLPAGSVEGRNSWGRTGYGGPSPPSGTHHYHFKLYALDRPLELPRTADKQTLIDAMEGRVLARAQLIGTYRR, from the coding sequence ATGCGAATCCTCACCGTCGTCGCCCTCGCGTGGCTCGCGGCAGCGGCCACCAGCGCTGCCGAGGAAGGGGACCAGGCCATGGACAGCGGACTCGCCATCAGCTCGCCGGCGTTCGCGGACGGGCAGCCGATCCCGGCCAGGTTCACCGCGGATGGCACCAACCTCAGCCCCGAGCTTGTCATCGCCAATCCGCCGCCCCGGACCGCGTGCTTCGCCCTGATCGTCGACGACCCGGACGCCCCGATGGGGACCTGGGTCCACTGGGTGGCGTGGAACATCCCGGCCGCCACCGCCAGGATCCCCGAGGGCAAGCTGCCGGCAGGCTCTGTGGAGGGCCGCAACAGCTGGGGCCGCACCGGCTACGGCGGGCCGTCGCCGCCGTCGGGCACCCACCACTACCACTTCAAGCTCTACGCCCTCGACCGCCCGCTCGAGCTGCCGAGGACCGCCGACAAGCAGACGCTGATCGACGCCATGGAAGGGCGCGTCCTGGCGCGCGCCCAGCTGATCGGGACCTACCGGCGCTGA
- a CDS encoding acetyl-CoA C-acyltransferase, whose amino-acid sequence MSQSALPQRRVVVIDGCRTPFCRSGTAFNDLTTYDLGRMAVAGLVQRTRIDPAVVDLLVMGTVIADPRTSNLGREVVLGTQLPESCPAYTVSVACVSSLQAFLDCARAISTGAAEVAIAAGAETLSDAPIRFRRPFRKRLIASQRARGPLGYAGLLKGLRLRDLLPEPVALAEFSTGELMGENCERLAKRVGISREDQDRYALTSHQRAARAAEQGLLARQIVPVRVPPAFAAVAQDNGVRGDSTLGRLASLRPAFDRRFGTVTAGNSSYLTDGAGAVLLASEEAARRLRLEPLAALKGSATAALDPLEELLLGPALTLPRALDAAGCELPEVGVLELHEAFAAQVLAVLRLLDDDGFCRERLGRDRAVGAVDRGRLNAWGGSLAVGHPFGATGARLITTCCHRMQAERARLGAVAACAAGAIGIGLVFEAM is encoded by the coding sequence ATGAGCCAGTCCGCGCTGCCCCAGCGCCGCGTCGTCGTCATCGACGGCTGCCGCACCCCGTTCTGCCGCTCCGGCACCGCCTTCAACGACCTCACGACGTACGACCTCGGCCGGATGGCCGTCGCCGGACTGGTGCAGCGGACGCGCATCGACCCGGCGGTGGTGGACCTGCTGGTCATGGGCACGGTGATCGCCGACCCGCGGACCTCGAACCTCGGCCGCGAGGTCGTCCTCGGCACGCAGCTGCCGGAGAGCTGTCCCGCCTACACCGTCAGCGTCGCCTGCGTGTCGTCGCTGCAGGCCTTCCTCGACTGCGCCCGGGCGATCTCGACCGGCGCCGCCGAGGTCGCGATCGCGGCCGGCGCGGAGACCCTGTCCGACGCACCGATCCGGTTCCGGAGGCCCTTCCGCAAGCGGCTGATCGCCTCGCAGCGGGCGAGGGGCCCGCTCGGCTACGCCGGGCTGCTGAAGGGGCTGCGGCTGCGTGACCTGCTGCCCGAGCCGGTGGCGCTGGCCGAGTTCTCGACCGGCGAGCTGATGGGGGAGAACTGCGAGCGGCTGGCCAAGCGGGTCGGCATCTCGCGCGAGGACCAGGACCGCTACGCGCTGACCTCCCACCAGCGCGCGGCCCGCGCCGCCGAGCAGGGGCTGCTCGCCCGCCAGATCGTGCCGGTGCGGGTGCCGCCGGCGTTCGCCGCGGTGGCCCAGGACAACGGCGTGCGCGGCGACTCGACGCTCGGGCGGCTGGCCAGCCTGCGGCCGGCGTTCGACCGCCGCTTCGGGACGGTCACCGCCGGCAACTCCTCGTACCTGACCGACGGCGCAGGGGCCGTGCTGCTCGCCTCCGAGGAGGCGGCGAGGCGGCTCCGGCTCGAGCCGCTGGCGGCGCTCAAGGGGTCGGCGACCGCCGCGCTCGACCCGCTCGAGGAGCTGCTGCTCGGCCCGGCCCTCACCCTGCCGCGCGCCCTCGACGCCGCCGGCTGCGAGCTTCCCGAGGTCGGGGTGCTCGAGCTGCACGAGGCGTTCGCGGCCCAGGTGCTGGCGGTGCTGAGGCTGCTCGACGACGACGGCTTCTGCCGCGAGCGGCTGGGCCGCGACCGCGCGGTGGGTGCGGTCGATCGGGGGCGGCTCAACGCCTGGGGCGGGTCGCTCGCGGTCGGCCACCCGTTCGGCGCGACCGGCGCCCGCCTGATCACCACCTGCTGCCACCGCATGCAGGCCGAGCGCGCGCGCTTGGGCGCGGTGGCGGCCTGCGCAGCCGGCGCCATCGGCATCGGGCTCGTCTTCGAGGCGATGTGA
- a CDS encoding 3-hydroxyacyl-CoA dehydrogenase NAD-binding domain-containing protein encodes MAMIRVERREDGVAIVWLDHPDKSVNTLSPELVHEFEATALPLLDDEAVRAIVVASGKPDTFIAGADLEVIEGLNAAEISAMSRDGNALLERIATQRKPVVAAVHGAALGGGLEVALACHYILASDDPATVLGQPEVQLGLLPAGGATQRLVERAGLTGALPLLLTGKRVRAREARRLGIVDAVTTPGGIVETACRAALALADGTLRRPPRKLSLLDRAARHAPVRGRVLKAARERVRRQTRGLYPAPEAVLDCVETGLKRGRKAGLAKESEHFGPLAAGPVSRSLVSMFHAVNEARKASPGARPRPVRSLGVLGAGFMGSGVASVSLGLSPVVVRDVAEEALAAAARAIDEGLRKQVRSGAISRNEADRRRSRLELTTEVAGLARADLVVEAVFEDLALKRRVLAEAEGVIAPTAVYASNTSALPIAEIAAVANHPERVLGMHYFSPVPKMPLVEIVVTLRSAPWAVATAHALGRAQGKTPIVVRDSPGFYTTRILAPYLNEAMLVLEEGGRIEDVDRVLRDFGFPVGPIALLDEVGIDVGAHVSRDLGAAFADRGHVSSDALRRLSEAGFGGRKNRRGFYQYPAAKRKGTKRVNQAVYSFLGGSSRRAVEEAAVRDRLALLMVNEAARCLEEGVISSPRDGDLGAVLGLGFPPLRGGPFRHVDAYGPAILVNRMEQLAARHGPRFQPAGLLVEMAERGGRFYPARPS; translated from the coding sequence ATGGCGATGATCAGAGTGGAGCGGCGCGAGGACGGAGTGGCGATCGTCTGGCTCGACCATCCGGACAAGAGCGTCAACACCCTGTCGCCCGAGCTGGTGCACGAGTTCGAGGCCACGGCGCTCCCGCTGCTCGACGACGAGGCGGTGCGGGCGATCGTGGTCGCCTCCGGCAAGCCCGACACCTTCATCGCCGGCGCCGACCTCGAGGTGATCGAGGGCCTCAACGCGGCCGAGATCTCGGCGATGTCCCGCGACGGCAACGCCCTGCTCGAGCGGATCGCCACCCAGCGCAAGCCGGTGGTGGCGGCGGTCCACGGCGCGGCCCTCGGCGGCGGCCTCGAGGTGGCGCTCGCCTGCCACTACATCCTGGCCTCCGACGACCCGGCGACGGTGCTCGGCCAGCCCGAGGTGCAGCTCGGGCTGCTGCCGGCCGGCGGCGCGACCCAGCGGCTGGTGGAGCGGGCCGGCCTGACCGGCGCGCTGCCGCTGCTGCTGACCGGCAAGAGGGTGCGGGCGCGCGAGGCGCGGCGGCTGGGCATCGTGGACGCGGTGACCACGCCCGGCGGCATCGTCGAGACCGCCTGCCGCGCCGCCCTCGCGCTCGCCGACGGAACGCTGCGCCGGCCGCCGAGGAAGCTAAGCCTGCTCGACCGCGCCGCCCGCCACGCGCCGGTGCGCGGCCGCGTGCTGAAAGCCGCGCGCGAGCGGGTGCGGCGGCAGACCCGCGGCCTCTACCCGGCGCCGGAGGCGGTCCTCGACTGCGTCGAGACCGGCTTGAAGCGGGGACGCAAGGCCGGTCTGGCCAAGGAGTCCGAGCACTTCGGCCCGCTCGCGGCCGGCCCGGTGAGCCGGTCGCTGGTCTCCATGTTCCACGCCGTGAACGAGGCCAGGAAGGCATCGCCCGGCGCCAGGCCGCGGCCGGTGCGCTCACTCGGCGTGCTGGGGGCCGGCTTCATGGGCTCGGGGGTCGCCTCGGTGTCGCTCGGGCTGTCCCCGGTCGTGGTGCGGGACGTCGCTGAGGAGGCGCTCGCCGCCGCGGCCAGGGCGATCGACGAGGGCCTGCGCAAGCAGGTGCGGTCCGGGGCGATCTCGAGAAACGAGGCCGACCGGCGGCGGTCGCGGCTCGAGTTGACCACCGAGGTGGCGGGCCTGGCCAGAGCCGACCTGGTGGTCGAGGCGGTGTTCGAGGACCTCGCGCTCAAGCGCCGGGTGCTGGCCGAGGCCGAGGGGGTGATCGCGCCGACGGCGGTGTACGCGTCCAACACCTCGGCGCTGCCGATCGCCGAGATCGCCGCGGTGGCGAACCACCCGGAGCGGGTCCTCGGCATGCACTACTTCTCGCCGGTGCCCAAGATGCCGCTCGTCGAGATCGTGGTCACCCTACGCAGCGCGCCGTGGGCGGTCGCCACCGCCCACGCCCTCGGCCGCGCCCAGGGCAAAACCCCGATCGTGGTCCGGGACTCTCCGGGCTTCTACACCACCCGGATCCTGGCGCCGTACCTCAACGAGGCGATGCTCGTGCTGGAGGAGGGCGGGCGGATCGAGGACGTCGATCGCGTGCTGAGGGACTTCGGTTTCCCGGTCGGGCCGATCGCGCTGCTCGACGAGGTCGGCATCGACGTCGGCGCCCACGTGTCGCGTGACCTCGGCGCCGCCTTCGCCGACCGCGGCCACGTCTCCTCCGACGCCCTGCGGCGGCTCAGCGAGGCCGGATTCGGCGGGCGCAAGAACCGGCGGGGCTTCTACCAGTACCCGGCAGCCAAGCGCAAAGGCACCAAGCGGGTCAACCAGGCGGTGTACTCCTTCCTCGGTGGGTCGTCGCGCCGCGCCGTCGAGGAAGCGGCGGTCCGCGACCGGCTCGCCCTGCTGATGGTCAACGAAGCGGCGCGCTGCCTCGAGGAGGGCGTGATCTCGTCGCCCCGGGACGGAGACCTCGGCGCGGTGCTCGGCCTCGGCTTCCCGCCGCTGCGGGGCGGGCCCTTCCGCCACGTCGACGCGTACGGCCCGGCAATCCTGGTCAACCGGATGGAGCAGCTCGCCGCCCGGCACGGCCCGCGGTTCCAGCCGGCGGGCCTGCTGGTCGAGATGGCCGAGCGGGGCGGCCGCTTCTACCCGGCGCGGCCCTCGTGA
- a CDS encoding DUF3187 family protein: MAAAAAALLLAAARGRCEPPPLWSPPPLDPLRAASLPLRGADLIVPERGRFSLEVTSGYFNVQESTWHAPTIHHDLGLDGQPLTAGELAMLERAYPDDEMYLLDLEGWQVDLQASAGLGRGVVLSAHLPWLEVGRPHWDDLARSLHELIGAEQDGFEVFPYGQTVAWAHGEAGRVERLGGGWSGWGDLSLAVSGAAGRWLGARHRWAAVVEAPTGDDATLAGSGGWDLGLRWLASWELRRSALLAAVGFARLDREGGWLGLPRQDTWQLQAAYHLQLGAAWSLRLAARADSSPIDGFDGSDLGDTALLFDLGVRRELGGGSWLAMSFGENLPQVGVTPDYTLQLLIGAALGRPASAAGPGVP; encoded by the coding sequence GTGGCCGCAGCGGCCGCCGCTCTCCTGCTGGCGGCCGCTCGCGGCCGCTGCGAGCCGCCGCCGCTGTGGTCGCCGCCGCCGCTCGACCCACTGCGGGCGGCCTCGCTGCCGCTGCGGGGCGCCGACCTGATCGTGCCCGAGCGCGGCCGCTTCAGCCTCGAGGTGACGTCCGGGTACTTCAACGTCCAGGAGAGCACCTGGCACGCTCCCACCATCCATCACGACCTCGGCCTCGACGGGCAGCCCCTGACCGCCGGTGAGCTGGCGATGCTCGAGCGCGCCTACCCGGACGACGAGATGTACCTGCTCGACCTCGAGGGCTGGCAGGTCGACCTCCAGGCCTCGGCCGGTCTCGGCCGCGGCGTGGTGCTGTCGGCGCACCTGCCGTGGCTGGAGGTCGGCCGGCCCCACTGGGACGACCTCGCGCGGTCGCTGCACGAGCTGATCGGCGCCGAGCAGGACGGCTTCGAAGTCTTCCCCTACGGCCAGACCGTTGCCTGGGCCCACGGCGAGGCCGGGCGGGTCGAGCGCCTGGGCGGAGGCTGGTCGGGCTGGGGAGACCTGAGCCTGGCCGTGAGCGGCGCCGCCGGCCGCTGGCTGGGCGCCCGGCATCGCTGGGCGGCGGTGGTGGAGGCGCCGACCGGTGACGACGCGACCCTGGCCGGCAGCGGCGGCTGGGACCTCGGGCTGCGCTGGCTCGCGAGCTGGGAGCTGCGGCGCAGCGCGTTGCTCGCGGCCGTCGGCTTCGCCCGCCTCGATCGCGAGGGCGGCTGGCTCGGGCTTCCGCGGCAGGACACCTGGCAGCTGCAGGCGGCCTACCACCTCCAGCTCGGGGCGGCGTGGTCGCTCCGCCTCGCCGCCCGCGCCGACAGCTCGCCGATCGATGGCTTCGACGGATCCGACCTCGGGGACACGGCGCTGCTCTTCGACCTCGGGGTGCGCCGCGAGCTCGGCGGCGGCTCCTGGCTCGCCATGTCGTTCGGCGAGAACCTGCCGCAGGTCGGGGTGACGCCGGACTACACGCTGCAGCTGCTCATCGGCGCAGCGCTCGGGCGGCCGGCGTCGGCTGCCGGCCCGGGTGTACCCTGA
- a CDS encoding CaiB/BaiF CoA-transferase family protein, with the protein MISGPARRLARARATRGGRMAEGPENGRPLAGMVVLDMSRMLPGAVLARQLVDLGARLIKVEEPGLGDPMRMVPPLVGGVGAGYAALLRGSESVALDLRDARDVERVRALAGRADVLVESFRPGTMERRGLGWDALSSANPRLVWCSLSGYGRSGAAAARVGHDLNFIAECGALRELCSSGVPGLQVADIGAALLAATAVLAALLDRERHGRGRFLNQPLAAGPLPFVAWAWAEAAAGGAGPRELLLSGRCPCYRTYVCGDGAEIAVAAVEPKFWAALVTALSAPELTAAGWDVGEEGAAAAARLAEIFAGRPRAHWLRLALELGLPVGPVHTAAEAQAAAAGAGQLEATPAPGGGTIDGVAPFVPSLGRTPATPVGAVGEHTARVLAEFGIP; encoded by the coding sequence GTGATCAGCGGCCCGGCCCGGCGGCTCGCCAGGGCCCGGGCGACCCGGGGGGGGCGCATGGCCGAAGGCCCGGAAAATGGCCGCCCGCTTGCCGGCATGGTCGTGCTCGACATGTCGAGGATGCTCCCCGGCGCAGTGCTTGCGCGGCAGCTCGTCGACCTCGGGGCGCGCCTGATCAAGGTCGAAGAGCCGGGGCTCGGCGACCCGATGCGGATGGTGCCGCCGCTGGTCGGGGGCGTGGGCGCCGGCTACGCGGCGCTGCTGCGCGGCAGCGAGTCGGTCGCGCTCGATCTCCGGGACGCGCGCGACGTCGAGCGCGTCCGGGCGCTCGCGGGCCGGGCGGACGTGCTGGTGGAGAGCTTCCGGCCGGGGACCATGGAGCGCCGGGGGCTCGGCTGGGACGCCCTGTCGAGCGCCAACCCCCGCCTCGTCTGGTGCTCGCTGTCGGGTTACGGCCGGTCGGGGGCCGCCGCGGCGCGGGTCGGCCACGACCTCAACTTCATCGCCGAGTGCGGGGCGCTGCGCGAGCTGTGCTCCTCCGGGGTGCCCGGGCTGCAGGTGGCCGACATTGGCGCCGCCCTGCTCGCCGCGACCGCGGTCCTCGCCGCCCTGCTCGATCGCGAGCGCCACGGCCGGGGGCGCTTCCTCAACCAGCCGCTGGCCGCCGGGCCACTGCCCTTCGTCGCCTGGGCGTGGGCGGAGGCCGCCGCCGGCGGCGCAGGCCCCCGGGAGCTGCTGCTGTCCGGGCGCTGCCCGTGCTACCGGACCTACGTGTGCGGCGACGGCGCGGAGATCGCGGTCGCAGCGGTCGAGCCGAAGTTCTGGGCGGCCCTGGTCACGGCGCTCAGCGCGCCCGAGCTGACCGCGGCCGGCTGGGACGTCGGCGAGGAGGGGGCGGCGGCCGCCGCCCGGCTGGCCGAGATCTTCGCCGGCCGACCGCGAGCCCACTGGCTCCGGCTCGCCCTCGAGCTCGGCCTGCCGGTCGGCCCGGTCCACACTGCGGCCGAGGCCCAGGCCGCCGCTGCCGGCGCCGGCCAGCTCGAGGCGACGCCGGCGCCCGGCGGCGGGACCATCGACGGCGTCGCGCCGTTCGTGCCGAGCCTGGGCCGCACGCCGGCGACCCCGGTCGGGGCGGTGGGGGAGCACACCGCGCGCGTGCTCGCCGAGTTTGGGATTCCGTAA